From a single Bdellovibrio sp. ArHS genomic region:
- a CDS encoding ABC transporter permease, with translation MAKLWALARTTLREMLRERVFLVVVLIAVALLALSFLLGALSFAEQQKILTDFGFLAIQVAALGVALFSGSYLLAKEIEKQTCLLILSRPVTRDQFILGKLFGVLALNTLLIGALAVLLWGLLGLWKTPNLWGNYFFICLSLWFESAVVLCLVICFSLLVRPVLALGAGVMVFLLGHWLGDLAFFAEKSKEQAFIYAVEVFHWITPNLYRMNWKSFYFLEQGIPASHVGWMVAHMTGWALILILVTNFFFRRKDIV, from the coding sequence ATGGCTAAATTGTGGGCTTTGGCCAGAACGACCTTGCGGGAAATGTTGCGCGAACGCGTCTTTTTGGTCGTGGTTTTAATAGCGGTGGCTCTTTTGGCGCTCAGTTTTTTATTGGGAGCCCTGTCCTTCGCGGAACAACAAAAAATTCTTACTGACTTCGGTTTTTTAGCCATCCAAGTGGCCGCTTTAGGGGTGGCTCTTTTTTCGGGTTCGTACTTGCTCGCGAAAGAAATCGAAAAACAAACCTGTCTTTTGATCTTATCTCGGCCCGTCACGCGGGATCAGTTCATTCTGGGTAAACTCTTTGGGGTCCTGGCCTTGAACACTCTTTTGATTGGCGCCCTCGCCGTCCTTTTATGGGGCCTCTTAGGTCTGTGGAAAACTCCGAACCTTTGGGGAAATTATTTTTTTATTTGCTTAAGTCTGTGGTTTGAAAGCGCTGTGGTGCTTTGCCTGGTGATTTGTTTCAGTTTGCTTGTGCGGCCGGTTCTGGCATTAGGGGCCGGTGTGATGGTGTTTTTATTGGGACACTGGCTGGGGGATCTGGCGTTTTTTGCGGAAAAAAGCAAAGAGCAGGCTTTTATCTACGCAGTTGAAGTGTTTCACTGGATCACGCCCAATCTTTACCGCATGAACTGGAAGTCGTTTTACTTTCTTGAGCAGGGCATTCCCGCTTCTCACGTAGGTTGGATGGTGGCTCACATGACCGGCTGGGCTCTGATTTTAATTCTTGTAACGAATTTTTTCTTCAGGAGAAAAGACATTGTTTGA
- a CDS encoding A24 family peptidase, whose translation MFDQDIFFLVVFFILGALFGSFGNVVIYRLPKDESVVKPRSYCYSCKKQIKWYDNIPIFSWFLLRGRCRHCGAKFSFRYPLVELIMASLFALSYHYVGFSWSLLEYLIFIFGLVVCTFIDFDHMILPDEFTLSGIVIGLVGAALNPQREFVDALLGVLMGGGFLWGMAYVYYLLTKNEGMGGGDIKLLAWIGALLGWKAIPFVIMSSAIVGSVVGIVMSRKQKAGLKTVIPFGPYLALGAIFYLFGGETIALWYFDLFLPGV comes from the coding sequence TTGTTTGATCAGGATATCTTCTTTTTAGTTGTTTTCTTTATTCTGGGCGCTCTTTTTGGCAGTTTCGGCAATGTCGTAATCTATCGTCTTCCCAAGGATGAAAGCGTGGTTAAGCCGCGTAGTTATTGTTATAGCTGCAAAAAACAGATCAAATGGTACGACAACATCCCGATATTTAGCTGGTTCCTTTTGCGCGGGCGTTGTCGCCACTGTGGTGCTAAATTCTCTTTCCGTTACCCTTTGGTCGAGTTGATCATGGCGTCGCTGTTCGCGCTCAGCTATCACTATGTGGGATTCTCTTGGTCGTTGCTCGAATATCTGATTTTCATTTTTGGTTTGGTGGTCTGCACTTTCATCGATTTCGATCACATGATCTTGCCTGACGAGTTCACTTTATCCGGAATCGTCATCGGGCTCGTGGGGGCTGCGTTGAATCCACAGCGTGAATTCGTGGATGCTCTTTTAGGCGTGTTGATGGGGGGCGGATTCCTCTGGGGAATGGCCTATGTGTATTACCTACTGACTAAAAACGAAGGCATGGGTGGAGGTGACATCAAGCTTCTGGCTTGGATCGGAGCTCTTTTGGGTTGGAAAGCCATTCCCTTTGTTATCATGTCATCCGCCATCGTCGGGAGTGTTGTCGGAATCGTAATGTCGCGAAAACAAAAGGCTGGACTAAAGACGGTGATTCCCTTTGGGCCCTATCTCGCTCTGGGTGCTATTTTCTATCTTTTTGGCGGCGAAACGATCGCTCTTTGGTATTTCGATCTGTTCTTACCCGGGGTCTAG